A region from the Rosa rugosa chromosome 6, drRosRugo1.1, whole genome shotgun sequence genome encodes:
- the LOC133717585 gene encoding cytochrome P450 704C1-like isoform X1 produces the protein MDFASVAVALSLALVLAVVVVRHHAQRLSDKNKRYHPVAGTVVHQLINFPRLHHYMTELAGKYYTYRMLDLFKGAVYTVDPANVEYVLKTNFANYGKGSYMNNILSDGLGDGIFSVDGQKWLHQRKLLSAEFSTKVLRDFSRAVFKTNAIKLAGIIHAAATSSNQAIEIQDLFMKSTLDSIIKILLGIELDSMSGKDEEGNRFSHAFESGKEATLYRLIDIFWKIKRFLNIGKEAELKKNIKEIDRFLYKLINSKIETIQSPEDDNIYWQLKKRDLVSRSLEMKDSDPKYLRDMVLCVTAAGQDTTASSLSWFVYMMCKHLHIQEKIAQEVREVINLKDNPSVDELAASLDQEALNNMQYLHAALSETIRLYPPIPMNARVCFSDDTWPDGFSVKKGDVVVYQHYAMGRMKSLWGDDAEEFRPERWLDKNGIFQDESPYKFTSFSAGPRICLGKEHAYTQMKIISAVLLSSYIFKLAYEEKIVTYKTMISLPIDGGLYVKASPRLWHARP, from the exons ATGGATTTTGCTTCCGTGGCAGTAGCATTGAGTTTAGCGTTAGTTTTAGCTGTAGTTGTGGTTAGACACCATGCCCAAAGATTGAGTGACAAGAACAAGAGATACCATCCTGTTGCCGGAACTGTCGTGCACCAACTTATCAACTTCCCTAGGCTACACCATTACATGACTGAGCTTGCAGGCAAGTATTACACTTACAGGATGCTCGACTTGTTCAAAGGGGCGGTTTACACAGTAGATCCTGCAAATGTTGAATATGTGCTCAAAACAAACTTCGCTAATTATGGCAAG GGGTCGTATATGAACAACATTTTGTCAGATGGACTAGGCGATGGGATCTTCTCAGTGGATGGGCAAAAATGGCTACATCAGAGGAAGTTGTTGAGCGCTGAATTCTCAACAAAAGTATTGAGAGACTTCAGTCGTGCAGTTTTCAAAACCAATGCAATTAAACTTGCTGGCATAATTCATGCAGCTGCAACCAGCAGCAACCAAGCAATAGAGATCCAA GATTTGTTTATGAAATCAACGTTAGATTCAATCATCAAGATTCTACTTGGTATCGAACTAGACAGCATGAGTGGAAAAGATGAAGAAGGTAACCGGTTTTCCCATGCTTTTGAATCGGGGAAAGAAGCTACCTTGTATCGGTTGATTGATATTTTCTGGAAGATCAAACGCTTCTTAAACATCGGTAAGGAAGCAGAGCTAAAGAAAAACATCAAAGAGATCGATCGATTTTTGTATAAGTTAATCAATAGCAAGATTGAAACTATCCAGAGTCCAGAAGATGATAACATATAT TGGCAGCTGAAGAAAAGAGACTTGGTTTCAAGGAGTTTGGAAATGAAAGATAGTGATCCAAAGTACTTGAGAGACATGGTCCTCTGTGTTACTGCCGCCGGACAAGACACGACAGCTAGCTCTCTTTCATGGTTTGTTTATATGATGTGCAAGCATCTTCACATACAAGAAAAGATTGCACAGGAAGTTAGAGAAGTAATAAATTTGAAAGATAATCCAAGTGTTGATGAGCTTGCAGCAAGCCTTGATCAAGAAGCCCTTAACAATATGCAATATCTCCATGCCGCTTTGAGTGAAACAATCAGACTCTATCCTCCAATTCCAATG AATGCAAGGGTGTGTTTTTCTGATGATACCTGGCCAGATGGATTTAGTGTCAAAAAGGGAGACGTGGTGGTATATCAACATTATGCAATGGGAAGGATGAAATCTCTATGGGGAGATGATGCAGAAGAGTTTCGGCCAGAGAGATGGCTCGACAAAAATGGCATTTTCCAGGATGAAAGCCCTTACAAATTCACATCCTTCAGT GCCGGTCCAAGAATTTGTCTAGGAAAGGAACATGCCTATACGCAAATGAAAATCATTTCTGCTGTGCTTTTAAGCAGCTATATATTCAAGCTAGCTTATGAGGAAAAAATTGTCACTTACAAGACCATGATCTCCCTACCAATTGATGGAGGTCTCTATGTGAAGGCCTCCCCAAGATTATGGCATGCGAGACCTTAA
- the LOC133717585 gene encoding cytochrome P450 704C1-like isoform X2 has protein sequence MDFASVAVALSLALVLAVVVVRHHAQRLSDKNKRYHPVAGTVVHQLINFPRLHHYMTELAGKYYTYRMLDLFKGAVYTVDPANVEYVLKTNFANYGKGSYMNNILSDGLGDGIFSVDGQKWLHQRKLLSAEFSTKVLRDFSRAVFKTNAIKLAGIIHAAATSSNQAIEIQDLFMKSTLDSIIKILLGIELDSMSGKDEEGNRFSHAFESGKEATLYRLIDIFWKIKRFLNIGKEAELKKNIKEIDRFLYKLINSKIETIQSPEDDNIYLKKRDLVSRSLEMKDSDPKYLRDMVLCVTAAGQDTTASSLSWFVYMMCKHLHIQEKIAQEVREVINLKDNPSVDELAASLDQEALNNMQYLHAALSETIRLYPPIPMNARVCFSDDTWPDGFSVKKGDVVVYQHYAMGRMKSLWGDDAEEFRPERWLDKNGIFQDESPYKFTSFSAGPRICLGKEHAYTQMKIISAVLLSSYIFKLAYEEKIVTYKTMISLPIDGGLYVKASPRLWHARP, from the exons ATGGATTTTGCTTCCGTGGCAGTAGCATTGAGTTTAGCGTTAGTTTTAGCTGTAGTTGTGGTTAGACACCATGCCCAAAGATTGAGTGACAAGAACAAGAGATACCATCCTGTTGCCGGAACTGTCGTGCACCAACTTATCAACTTCCCTAGGCTACACCATTACATGACTGAGCTTGCAGGCAAGTATTACACTTACAGGATGCTCGACTTGTTCAAAGGGGCGGTTTACACAGTAGATCCTGCAAATGTTGAATATGTGCTCAAAACAAACTTCGCTAATTATGGCAAG GGGTCGTATATGAACAACATTTTGTCAGATGGACTAGGCGATGGGATCTTCTCAGTGGATGGGCAAAAATGGCTACATCAGAGGAAGTTGTTGAGCGCTGAATTCTCAACAAAAGTATTGAGAGACTTCAGTCGTGCAGTTTTCAAAACCAATGCAATTAAACTTGCTGGCATAATTCATGCAGCTGCAACCAGCAGCAACCAAGCAATAGAGATCCAA GATTTGTTTATGAAATCAACGTTAGATTCAATCATCAAGATTCTACTTGGTATCGAACTAGACAGCATGAGTGGAAAAGATGAAGAAGGTAACCGGTTTTCCCATGCTTTTGAATCGGGGAAAGAAGCTACCTTGTATCGGTTGATTGATATTTTCTGGAAGATCAAACGCTTCTTAAACATCGGTAAGGAAGCAGAGCTAAAGAAAAACATCAAAGAGATCGATCGATTTTTGTATAAGTTAATCAATAGCAAGATTGAAACTATCCAGAGTCCAGAAGATGATAACATATAT CTGAAGAAAAGAGACTTGGTTTCAAGGAGTTTGGAAATGAAAGATAGTGATCCAAAGTACTTGAGAGACATGGTCCTCTGTGTTACTGCCGCCGGACAAGACACGACAGCTAGCTCTCTTTCATGGTTTGTTTATATGATGTGCAAGCATCTTCACATACAAGAAAAGATTGCACAGGAAGTTAGAGAAGTAATAAATTTGAAAGATAATCCAAGTGTTGATGAGCTTGCAGCAAGCCTTGATCAAGAAGCCCTTAACAATATGCAATATCTCCATGCCGCTTTGAGTGAAACAATCAGACTCTATCCTCCAATTCCAATG AATGCAAGGGTGTGTTTTTCTGATGATACCTGGCCAGATGGATTTAGTGTCAAAAAGGGAGACGTGGTGGTATATCAACATTATGCAATGGGAAGGATGAAATCTCTATGGGGAGATGATGCAGAAGAGTTTCGGCCAGAGAGATGGCTCGACAAAAATGGCATTTTCCAGGATGAAAGCCCTTACAAATTCACATCCTTCAGT GCCGGTCCAAGAATTTGTCTAGGAAAGGAACATGCCTATACGCAAATGAAAATCATTTCTGCTGTGCTTTTAAGCAGCTATATATTCAAGCTAGCTTATGAGGAAAAAATTGTCACTTACAAGACCATGATCTCCCTACCAATTGATGGAGGTCTCTATGTGAAGGCCTCCCCAAGATTATGGCATGCGAGACCTTAA
- the LOC133716774 gene encoding protein DETOXIFICATION 34-like has product MKITSSSTLGTSPDRKQTLDRKIDGVSAMESISYLHHAPTTFLGSRDGDYPPTRSFKDAKDICFAETVKLWTIAGPIAFNLLCYYGINSSTAIFVGHIGDVELSAVAISLNVIGNFSFGFLYGMASALETLCGQAFGAGQVGLLGIYLQRSWIIMTIACSCLLPIYIYAAPVLKLLGQDENIADVAGKLCIQIIPQMFSMAINFPTQKFLQAQSKVSFLSLFGFATLVLHIGLLCVFLKVFGWGMSSAAAAFNISSWAMTLAQVVYIVGWCRDGWKGLSWLAFKDLWSFAKLSVASAIMLCLEIWYFMTILVITGHLDNAVIAVGSLAICMNVNGWEAILFVGINVAISVRVSNELGSAHPRAAEYSVIVAITEALLLGILFGVVIMAAKDNFAIIFTNSKEMQQAVSRIAFLLSITMVINSVQHVISGVAVGGGWQALVAYINLFCYYIVGLPTGFFLGYRTSMRVEGIWVGMIFGTVLQTLILLYILYKTNWIKEVERATETIEQWTEEELVEIDQEHKIGQELKVDL; this is encoded by the exons ATGAAGATTACTAGCTCATCCACTCTTGGAACTTCACCTGATAGGAAACAAACCCTGGACAGAAAGATTGATGGAGTTTCCGCCATGGAAAGTATTTCATATCTCCACCATGCCCCTACGACATTTCTCGGGTCTAGAGATGGAGATTATCCACCAACCAGAAGCTTTAAGGATGCCAAGGACATATGTTTTGCAGAGACCGTAAAGCTTTGGACCATTGCAGGCCCCATTGCCTTTAACTTGTTGTGCTACTATGGTATTAACTCCTCCACAGCCATCTTTGTTGGACATATCGGAGACGTGGAGCTCTCTGCTGTTGCAATCTCTCTGAATGTCATCGGAAATTTCTCTTTTGGCTTCCTG TATGGTATGGCAAGTGCACTAGAAACACTATGTGGGCAGGCATTTGGTGCAGGGCAAGTAGGTCTGCTAGGAATTTACTTGCAACGCTCATGGATTATAATGACTATTGCGTGCTCCTGTTTACTGCCAATTTACATCTACGCAGCACCAGTCCTAAAGCTTCTTGGCCAAGACGAGAACATCGCAGATGTAGCCGGGAAATTATGTATCCAAATCATCCCTCAAATGTTTTCAATGGCCATCAACTTCCCAACCCAAAAGTTCTTGCAGGCACAGAGCAAAGTTTCATTTCTGTCACTGTTTGGTTTTGCAACTCTCGTATTACACATAGGACTCCTATGTGTCTTCCTCAAAGTTTTCGGTTGGGGAATGAGCAGCGCTGCTGCAGCATTTAACATCTCATCCTGGGCAATGACGTTGGCTCAGGTGGTTTATATAGTTGGTTGGTGTAGAGATGGCTGGAAGGGATTGTCATGGTTAGCTTTCAAGGACTTATGGTCCTTTGCAAAACTCTCTGTAGCTTCAGCTATTATGCTTTGCCTAGAGATTTGGTATTTCATGACCATACTAGTTATCACTGGCCACCTTGACAATGCTGTTATTGCTGTTGGCTCCCTTGCAATATG CATGAATGTGAATGGCTGGGAAGCAATACTGTTTGTTGGGATCAATGTTGCGATAAG CGTTCGGGTCTCCAACGAGCTTGGATCAGCACATCCTAGAGCTGCAGAATACTCTGTCATTGTCGCCATCACCGAGGCTCTCCTTCTTGGGATTCTTTTCGGGGTGGTTATTATGGCTGCAAAGGACAATTTTGCCATCATCTTTACCAACAGCAAAGAGATGCAACAAGCCGTGTCTCGTATAGCTTTCCTCCTTAGTATTACAATGGTGATTAATAGTGTTCAGCACGTTATTTCAG GTGTTGCTGTTGGAGGAGGGTGGCAAGCTCTGGTGGCTTACATAAACTTATTTTGTTATTATATTGTTGGGCTACCTACTGGGTTTTTTCTTGGTTACCGAACAAGTATGAGAGTTGAG GGAATTTGGGTTGGTATGATATTTGGAACAGTTTTGCAGACACTCATCCTCTTGTACATCCTTTATAAAACCAACTGGATCAAGGAG GTTGAACGAGCTACAGAAACAATTGAACAGTGGACTGAAGAAGAACTAGTAGAAATTGATCAAGAACACAAGATTGGACAAGAATTGAAGGTGGATCTCTAA
- the LOC133718247 gene encoding cytochrome P450 704C1-like, translating into MVLCVTVAGQDTTASSLSWFVYMMCKHLHIQEKIAQEVREVINLKDDPSVDELAASLDQEALNNMQYLHATLSETIRLYPSVPMNARMCFSDDTWPDGFSVKKGDMVVYQPYAMGRMKSLWGDDAEKFRPERWLDKNGLFQDESPYKFIAFSAGPRICLGKEHAYTQMKIISAVLLVNYIFKLADEKKIVNYKTMVSLPIDGGLYVKASPRLWHAKP; encoded by the exons ATGGTCCTCTGTGTTACCGTCGCCGGACAAGACACGACAGCTAGCTCTCTTTCATGGTTTGTTTATATGATGTGCAAGCATCTTcacatacaagaaaaaattgCACAGGAAGTTAGAGAAGTAATAAATTTGAAAGATGATCCAAGTGTTGATGAGCTTGCAGCAAGCCTTGATCAAGAAGCCCTTAACAATATGCAATATCTCCACGCCACTTTGAGTGAAACAATCAGACTCTATCCTTCAGTTCCAATG AATGCAAGAATGTGTTTTTCTGATGATACCTGGCCAGATGGATTTAGTGTAAAAAAGGGAGACATGGTGGTATATCAACCTTATGCAATGGGAAGGATGAAATCTCTATGGGGAGATGATGCAGAAAAGTTTCGGCCAGAGAGATGGCTCGACAAAAATGGCCTTTTTCAGGATGAAAGCCCTTACAAATTCATAGCCTTCAGT GCCGGTCCAAGAATTTGTCTAGGAAAGGAACATGCCTATACGCAAATGAAGATCATTTCTGCTGTGCTTTTAGTTAACTATATATTCAAGCTAGCTGATGAGAAAAAAATTGTCAATTACAAGACCATGGTCTCCCTACCAATTGATGGGGGTCTCTATGTGAAGGCCTCCCCAAGATTATGGCATGCGAAACCGTAA